The following are encoded together in the Vigna unguiculata cultivar IT97K-499-35 chromosome 2, ASM411807v1, whole genome shotgun sequence genome:
- the LOC114174384 gene encoding sugar transport protein 10-like translates to MAGGFHVDGVRHYEGNVTTFVLITCFVAAMGGLLFGYDLGITGGVTSMEPFLIKFFPGVHKQMKDKSESKNQYCKFDNELLTLFTSSLYLAALVASFFASTTTRKLGRKSSMLIGGLFFLVGSLLNGFAMNIEMLIIGRMFLGIGVGFCNQSVPVYLSEVAPAKIRGALNIGFQMMITIGILVANLINYGTSKHENGWRISLGIAVVPAILLCIGSLCVVETPNSLIERGKFEKAKKMLKKIRGTEKIDEEYQDIVDASDLAKNVEHPWKNITRPKYKPQLTFCIFIPAFQQLTGINVIMFYAPVLFQILGFGNDASLMSAVITGVVNVVATLVSIFTVDKFGRRVLLLEGGVQMFICQVIVGTMIGLRFGLNGQGAFSKVEANILLFFICAYVAAFAWSWGPLGWLVPSEICSLEIRPAGQAINVATNMLFTFAIAQVFLTMLCHLKFGLFFFFAGFVVIMTIFIASFLPETKNVPIEEMNILWTSHWFWKKIVPNDIDIKSKNSKSVV, encoded by the exons ATGGCAGGTGGCTTTCATGTAGATGGAGTGCGACATTATGAAGGAAATGTCACAACATTTGTACTGATTACATGTTTTGTGGCCGCAATGGGAGGTCTTCTCTTTGGATATGATCTTGGTATTACAGGAGGAGTGACTTCCATGGAACCATTTTTGATCAAGTTCTTCCCTGGTGTGCATAAACAAATGAAAGATAAATCAGAAAGCAAGAATCAATATTGCAAATTTGACAATGAACTTCTTACATTATTCACCTCTTCCTTATACCTTGCAGCACTAGTAGCTTCCTTTTTTGCTTCTACTACTACTAGAAAGCTAGGGCGTAAATCCTCTATGCTTATTGGTGgcttattttttcttgttggTTCACTACTGAATGGGTTTGCCATGAACATTGAAATGCTTATCATTGGTCGTATGTTTCTAGGAATTGGAGTGGGATTTTGTAATCAG TCTGTACCAGTGTATTTGTCTGAAGTGGCTCCAGCAAAAATTAGAGGAGCACTCAATATTGGCTTCCAAATGATGATCACAATTGGTATCCTAGTTGCAAACCTTATCAACTATGGTACATCCAAGCATGAAAATGGATGGAGGATTTCTCTAGGCATTGCAGTTGTGCCAGCAATTTTGCTATGTATAGGATCTCTATGTGTAGTTGAAACACCTAATTCTTTGATTGAAagaggaaaatttgaaaaagctAAGAAAATGTTGAAGAAGATTCGTGGCACTGAGAAAATTGATGAGGAATATCAAGATATTGTTGATGCTAGTGATTTGGCAAAAAATGTAGAACATCCATGGAAGAACATTACAAGACCAAAATACAAGCCTCAACTAACTTTCTGCATTTTTATTCCAGCCTTTCAACAACTCACTGGCATCAATGTCATCATGTTTTATGCCCCGGTTCTCTTTCAGATTTTAGGCTTCGGTAATGATGCTTCACTCATGTCTGCAGTTATAACTGGAGTTGTTAATGTTGTTGCCACACTAGTTTCTATCTTCACAGTAGACAAGTTTGGAAGAAGGGTCTTACTTCTTGAAGGTGGTGTCCAAATGTTTATTTGTCAG GTTATCGTTGGAACAATGATCGGTCTAAGGTTTGGGCTAAATGGTCAAGGAGCATTTAGTAAAGTTGAAGCAAATATTTTGTTGTTCTTTATCTGTGCATATGTTGCAGCATTTGCATGGTCATGGGGACCGTTGGGATGGTTGGTGCCAAGTGAAATATGTTCTCTAGAAATTCGACCGGCAGGTCAAGCTATTAATGTTGCGACGAACATGTTATTTACGTTTGCAATTGCTCAAGTCTTTCTTACCATGCTTTGTCACTTGAAGTTTGGCCTCTTCTTCTTTTTCGCGGGATTTGTGGTTATCATGACCATCTTCATTGCATCATTTTTACCAGAAACCAAGAACGTTCCCATTGAAGAAATGAATATACTTTGGACTTCACATTGGTTTTGGAAGAAAATTGTTCCCAATGATATTGATATTAAATCTAAGAATAGTAAGTCTGTTGTATAA